Proteins from a single region of Chryseobacterium sp. W4I1:
- a CDS encoding F0F1 ATP synthase subunit epsilon, with product MNIKILTPEYVVFEGEVDSVLLPGKNGEFHIMKNHAGIVSSLVGGKVKLYTTSVGEAYAKNFTRENDKDSVFSYPIKSGVVEFNHDKGIILCE from the coding sequence ATGAATATAAAAATTTTAACACCAGAATACGTAGTTTTTGAAGGAGAAGTAGACTCAGTATTATTGCCTGGAAAAAATGGTGAATTCCACATCATGAAAAACCACGCAGGAATCGTTTCTTCTTTAGTTGGGGGTAAAGTAAAGCTTTATACAACTTCAGTTGGGGAAGCTTATGCTAAAAACTTCACTAGAGAAAATGACAAAGACTCTGTTTTTTCTTATCCTATCAAAAGCGGTGTTGTAGAATTTAATCATGATAAAGGAATCATCCTTTGTGAATAA
- the atpD gene encoding F0F1 ATP synthase subunit beta, producing the protein MANQIKGKISQIIGPVIDVVFTDVEAVPSIYDALEITKGNGEKVVLEVEQHIGEDTVRCIAMDATDGLQRGQEVIGYGNPITMPIGEAVNGRLFNVVGDAIDGLQNISKEGGLPIHRPAPKFDQLSTSAEVLFTGIKVIDLVEPYAKGGKIGLFGGAGVGKTVLIQELINNIAKGHGGLSVFAGVGERTREGNDLLREMLESGIIKYGDDFMHSMENGGWDLSKVDLEAMKESKAAFVFGQMNEPPGARARVALSGLTLAEYYRDGGESGQGRDVLFFVDNIFRFTQAGSEVSALLGRMPSAVGYQPTLASEMGAMQERITSTKNGSITSVQAVYVPADDLTDPAPATTFAHLDATTVLDRKIASLGIYPAVDPLASTSRILAPEIIGDEHYDCAQRVKEILQRYKALQDIIAILGMEELSEEDKSVVYRARKVQRFLSQPFHVAEQFTGIPGSLVDIKDTIKGFNMIMDGELDHLPEAAFNLKGTIEEAIEAGQKMLAENA; encoded by the coding sequence ATGGCAAACCAAATTAAAGGTAAAATTTCTCAAATTATTGGTCCGGTAATCGACGTTGTCTTCACAGATGTGGAAGCAGTTCCAAGTATCTATGATGCGTTAGAAATTACAAAAGGAAACGGTGAAAAAGTAGTCTTAGAAGTAGAACAGCATATTGGTGAAGATACAGTAAGATGTATCGCAATGGATGCTACAGACGGTCTTCAGAGAGGGCAGGAGGTAATTGGATACGGAAATCCTATTACAATGCCAATTGGTGAAGCTGTAAACGGAAGACTATTCAACGTTGTTGGGGATGCTATCGACGGACTTCAAAATATATCTAAGGAAGGTGGTCTTCCAATTCACAGACCAGCTCCAAAATTTGATCAACTTTCAACTTCTGCAGAAGTTTTATTCACAGGTATTAAAGTAATCGACTTAGTTGAGCCTTACGCAAAAGGAGGTAAAATTGGTTTGTTCGGTGGTGCCGGTGTAGGTAAAACGGTATTGATCCAGGAGTTGATTAACAATATTGCAAAAGGACACGGAGGTCTTTCAGTTTTTGCCGGAGTAGGTGAAAGAACGAGAGAAGGAAATGACCTTTTAAGAGAGATGCTGGAATCAGGAATTATCAAGTATGGTGATGATTTCATGCACTCTATGGAAAACGGAGGTTGGGATCTTTCAAAAGTAGACCTAGAGGCTATGAAAGAATCTAAAGCTGCATTCGTTTTCGGACAGATGAATGAGCCGCCAGGAGCAAGAGCAAGAGTAGCACTTTCTGGTCTTACATTAGCTGAGTATTACAGAGACGGTGGTGAAAGCGGACAAGGTAGAGACGTACTTTTCTTCGTAGACAACATCTTCCGTTTTACGCAGGCTGGTTCTGAGGTATCTGCACTTCTTGGTCGTATGCCTTCTGCGGTAGGTTACCAACCAACGCTTGCTTCTGAGATGGGTGCAATGCAGGAAAGAATTACTTCAACTAAAAATGGTTCAATTACTTCAGTACAGGCGGTTTACGTACCTGCGGATGACTTAACTGACCCGGCTCCTGCAACTACATTTGCTCACTTGGATGCAACAACAGTACTAGACAGAAAAATTGCTTCATTAGGTATTTACCCTGCTGTAGATCCATTGGCTTCTACATCAAGAATCCTTGCTCCGGAAATTATTGGTGACGAACATTATGACTGTGCTCAGAGAGTAAAAGAAATTCTTCAGAGATATAAAGCGCTTCAGGATATCATTGCCATTCTTGGTATGGAAGAACTTTCTGAAGAAGATAAATCTGTAGTTTACCGTGCTAGAAAAGTTCAGAGATTCTTATCTCAGCCTTTCCACGTAGCGGAACAGTTTACAGGTATTCCGGGATCATTGGTAGATATTAAAGATACCATCAAAGGATTCAACATGATTATGGATGGTGAATTAGACCATTTACCGGAAGCTGCTTTCAACTTGAAAGGAACTATCGAGGAAGCTATTGAAGCAGGACAAAAAATGTTAGCTGAAAACGCGTAA
- a CDS encoding bifunctional riboflavin kinase/FAD synthetase, whose translation MKVFKNFTDYSSQKPLALSLGMFDGVHLGHKSIIDELIKVGTKNNLETAILTFWPHPRFVFNPNEDLKLLNTVDEKKELIEKYGVDHLFLKEFDDEFRNLTGEEFVRQILIDKLNVKYLIIGYDHSFGKNKSGNFELLQKLSQELDFVVEQMEAINIHENNISSTKVRNALLTGNIKEANEMLGYSYSVSGTVVHGKKIGRTIGYPTANIDTESIKLLPKKGAYIVETEVKGQQYKGMLSIGTNPTVNGEKLTVEVYILDFEDDIYDEKITVRFRDFLHDEIKFEGLEKLIERLDEDKRLTQAFQF comes from the coding sequence TTGAAAGTTTTCAAGAATTTTACAGATTATTCCTCTCAAAAGCCTTTAGCGTTGTCTTTAGGAATGTTTGACGGAGTGCATCTGGGACACAAAAGCATTATTGATGAGCTGATAAAAGTGGGCACAAAGAACAATCTGGAAACTGCTATACTTACTTTTTGGCCACATCCACGGTTTGTTTTTAATCCTAATGAAGATCTTAAACTTCTTAATACAGTAGATGAAAAGAAAGAACTGATCGAAAAATACGGTGTTGATCATTTATTTCTTAAAGAATTTGATGATGAATTCAGAAATCTTACGGGAGAAGAGTTTGTGCGCCAGATCCTGATTGACAAACTGAACGTAAAATATCTTATTATAGGCTACGACCATTCATTCGGAAAAAATAAAAGCGGAAATTTTGAGCTTCTTCAAAAGCTTTCCCAAGAACTGGATTTTGTTGTTGAACAGATGGAAGCCATCAATATCCACGAAAACAATATCAGCTCAACGAAGGTCCGCAACGCTCTTCTAACAGGGAATATTAAAGAAGCTAATGAAATGCTTGGCTATTCCTACTCTGTCTCCGGAACAGTAGTTCACGGAAAAAAGATCGGAAGAACAATCGGTTATCCTACCGCTAATATTGACACAGAATCTATCAAACTGCTTCCTAAAAAAGGAGCCTATATCGTAGAAACTGAAGTAAAAGGCCAGCAATATAAAGGAATGCTGAGCATTGGCACCAATCCTACAGTGAACGGAGAAAAATTAACAGTTGAAGTTTATATTCTTGATTTTGAAGATGATATCTATGATGAAAAAATCACAGTACGATTTAGAGATTTCCTTCATGATGAGATTAAATTTGAAGGTCTTGAAAAGCTGATTGAAAGACTGGACGAAGATAAAAGACTCACCCAGGCTTTTCAATTCTAA
- a CDS encoding MmcQ/YjbR family DNA-binding protein, with protein MDANEILDYCLAKKGVTETFPFDNETLVMKVGTKMFLLMGLERQPLGINVKTDPEWSAELREQHPQITGAFHMNKTHWNSVFVDGLKRDLIFKLIDHSYELVFNSLTKKAKEEIVNS; from the coding sequence ATGGATGCTAACGAAATTTTAGACTACTGCCTTGCCAAAAAAGGAGTTACAGAAACCTTTCCTTTTGATAATGAAACGCTTGTGATGAAAGTAGGAACAAAAATGTTCTTATTAATGGGACTTGAAAGGCAGCCGTTGGGGATCAACGTAAAGACCGATCCTGAATGGAGCGCAGAACTCCGCGAGCAGCATCCGCAGATCACAGGTGCATTTCATATGAATAAAACCCACTGGAATTCGGTATTTGTAGATGGTTTAAAAAGAGATCTGATCTTTAAATTAATAGATCATTCTTATGAATTGGTATTTAATTCATTAACGAAAAAAGCGAAAGAGGAAATTGTAAATTCTTAG
- a CDS encoding NAD(P)H-binding protein, whose product MKALVIGATGATGKDLVKQLLDDKEFDKVDIFVRKPVNIQNDKLHVHVVNFEKPEEWKDLVKGDVAFSCLGTTLKDAGGKEAQKKVDYNYQYEFAKAAKENNVEDYILVSAYGANPASKIFYSKMKGELEEAVKQLHFTKITIFKPGMLERKDSERTGEVLGSRIIKFANKLGLLESQKPLPTDVLAKAMINSSKIKSNGYSSIKLGNIFCFAEKTNE is encoded by the coding sequence ATGAAAGCTTTGGTAATAGGCGCTACAGGTGCTACAGGAAAAGATCTGGTCAAGCAACTGCTTGATGATAAAGAATTTGATAAAGTTGATATCTTTGTAAGAAAACCGGTTAATATCCAAAATGATAAACTGCATGTTCATGTGGTCAATTTTGAGAAACCGGAAGAATGGAAGGATCTGGTAAAAGGAGATGTCGCATTTTCCTGCCTGGGAACTACGCTTAAAGATGCCGGTGGCAAGGAAGCTCAGAAAAAAGTGGATTATAATTATCAGTATGAATTTGCGAAAGCAGCCAAAGAAAATAATGTTGAAGATTATATTCTGGTTTCTGCTTATGGAGCAAACCCTGCATCTAAAATTTTCTATTCCAAAATGAAAGGTGAGCTGGAAGAAGCTGTAAAACAGCTACATTTTACGAAGATTACCATTTTCAAACCGGGAATGCTGGAAAGAAAGGATTCTGAAAGAACCGGAGAAGTTCTGGGCAGCAGAATTATAAAATTTGCAAATAAACTGGGCTTATTGGAAAGTCAAAAACCTTTGCCAACAGATGTTTTAGCTAAGGCAATGATCAATTCCTCCAAAATAAAAAGCAATGGCTATTCCAGTATTAAGCTTGGAAATATTTTCTGTTTTGCGGAGAAGACCAATGAGTAG
- a CDS encoding VOC family protein, producing MKKIIFTLCILASFMLGFAFKSATENSSEDLKRVTGIGGIFFKCKDPKKMRAWYQEHLGLNTNEYGAVFEWYQGADNSKKGFSQWSPFNEKTKYFQPSEKDFMINYRVQNLEKLVEELKKENVTVVDKIEAYEYGKFVHIMDIEGNKIELWEPNDIEYEKLGKSMNSKTTK from the coding sequence ATGAAAAAAATCATTTTTACTCTATGTATTCTTGCCTCTTTTATGTTAGGGTTTGCCTTTAAATCAGCTACAGAAAATAGTTCGGAAGATCTGAAAAGAGTAACAGGAATTGGCGGAATCTTTTTTAAATGCAAAGATCCTAAAAAAATGAGAGCATGGTATCAGGAACATTTAGGTCTTAATACTAATGAATATGGAGCTGTATTCGAGTGGTACCAGGGTGCCGATAATTCTAAAAAAGGATTTAGCCAGTGGAGCCCTTTCAATGAGAAAACAAAATATTTTCAACCTTCAGAAAAAGATTTCATGATCAACTACCGGGTACAAAATCTTGAAAAACTGGTTGAAGAGCTTAAAAAAGAAAATGTGACGGTTGTAGATAAGATCGAGGCTTATGAGTACGGAAAGTTTGTACACATCATGGATATAGAAGGAAATAAAATAGAGCTTTGGGAACCTAATGATATTGAATATGAAAAATTAGGCAAAAGTATGAACAGTAAAACCACGAAATAA
- a CDS encoding glutathione peroxidase: MKNIFLLLLSFVAFLQSCTNQKSEVSQAKTKELMGKTIYDFKVESLDGKEINFADFKGKKILIVNTASECGFTPQYADLEKVYEEYKDKLVIVGFPANNFGGQEPGTNTEIGAFCQKNYGVTFPLAAKVSVKGDDTAPIFKYLTEKELNGVKNTTILWNFTKFLIDENGKLVDTFVSTTKPTDEAITKYLK, translated from the coding sequence ATGAAAAATATTTTCTTATTGCTGCTTTCTTTTGTGGCATTTTTACAGAGCTGTACCAATCAGAAAAGTGAAGTTTCTCAAGCTAAAACCAAAGAACTTATGGGAAAAACAATATATGACTTTAAAGTTGAAAGCCTGGATGGCAAAGAAATCAACTTTGCAGATTTTAAAGGAAAGAAAATCCTTATTGTGAACACCGCATCAGAATGTGGATTTACTCCGCAGTATGCAGATCTGGAGAAAGTATATGAAGAATATAAAGACAAACTGGTCATTGTAGGATTCCCTGCGAATAACTTCGGAGGACAGGAACCTGGAACCAATACCGAGATTGGAGCTTTTTGCCAGAAAAACTATGGAGTTACATTCCCCCTGGCGGCTAAAGTTTCTGTAAAAGGTGACGACACAGCACCTATCTTCAAGTATTTGACTGAAAAGGAGCTGAATGGAGTAAAAAATACTACGATTCTTTGGAACTTTACCAAATTCCTGATCGATGAAAACGGAAAGCTGGTAGATACTTTCGTGAGTACAACAAAACCTACTGACGAAGCTATTACTAAGTATCTGAAGTAA
- a CDS encoding histidine kinase, translating to MKKIIYLVLLTLTTSLYSQTAKEIIDKNIELSGGLTNWKLLNSVLLQGKVILGIKDEYPIKIYQQRPNLTKTIISINGKETAIEGFDGTKGYAMNYATNKLQVYPEYVSESFDNDFIDWENKGFEAKYLGKEKVGEIYCHKVELTKNVNKNIYYFDVKTFMLLKEVKKDETVVYSDYKKVGSLVMSFRIESSSSKKDGDYVMILNKIEVNKVFPANIFKF from the coding sequence ATGAAAAAAATAATATACTTAGTCCTTTTAACGCTTACCACTTCACTGTATTCTCAGACTGCAAAAGAAATTATAGACAAAAATATAGAACTGTCCGGAGGATTAACGAATTGGAAGCTTCTGAATTCAGTATTGTTGCAGGGAAAAGTGATTCTGGGGATCAAAGATGAATATCCTATAAAAATTTACCAGCAACGCCCCAATCTTACCAAGACTATTATCAGCATCAATGGAAAAGAAACAGCAATTGAGGGCTTTGACGGTACAAAAGGCTATGCGATGAATTATGCCACCAATAAGCTGCAGGTATACCCGGAATATGTATCGGAAAGCTTTGATAATGATTTCATCGATTGGGAAAATAAAGGTTTTGAAGCCAAATATCTTGGAAAAGAAAAAGTAGGAGAGATCTACTGTCACAAAGTAGAACTGACCAAAAATGTCAATAAGAACATTTACTATTTTGATGTAAAAACTTTTATGCTTTTAAAAGAGGTAAAAAAAGATGAAACAGTTGTATATTCGGATTATAAAAAAGTAGGAAGCCTTGTTATGTCTTTCAGAATAGAATCTTCCAGTTCTAAAAAAGATGGTGATTACGTTATGATCCTGAACAAGATTGAGGTAAATAAAGTTTTTCCCGCAAATATTTTTAAGTTTTAA
- the kdsB gene encoding 3-deoxy-manno-octulosonate cytidylyltransferase translates to MKIIAVIPARYEASRFPAKLMQMLGEKTVIMTTYQNVLETGLFDEVFVATDSEIIFDEIVKNGGKAVMTGQHETGSDRIAEAVQNIDCDIVINVQGDEPFLKLEPLRQLIDVFNDDDNQEISLASLKIKLTEKEEIENPNNVKVITDNNGFALYFSRSVIPFHRETSYDISYFKHIGVYAFRKHALLQFSKLEMKPLEISEKIECIRYLEYGMKIKLIETNFIGVGIDTPEDLEKARKLI, encoded by the coding sequence ATGAAAATCATAGCTGTCATTCCTGCCCGTTACGAAGCAAGCCGTTTTCCGGCAAAGCTGATGCAGATGTTGGGCGAAAAAACAGTAATCATGACTACCTATCAGAATGTTTTGGAAACAGGACTATTCGATGAAGTATTTGTGGCTACGGATTCAGAAATTATTTTTGATGAAATCGTGAAAAATGGTGGAAAAGCCGTTATGACTGGGCAGCATGAAACAGGAAGTGACCGTATTGCGGAGGCCGTTCAGAACATCGATTGTGATATTGTGATTAATGTCCAGGGAGATGAACCTTTCCTTAAATTAGAGCCTCTAAGGCAGCTTATCGACGTTTTTAACGATGATGATAATCAGGAAATTTCTCTGGCATCATTAAAGATAAAGCTGACAGAAAAAGAAGAGATTGAAAACCCGAATAATGTAAAAGTTATTACCGATAATAATGGGTTTGCCCTCTATTTTAGCCGCTCTGTGATTCCTTTTCACAGGGAAACTTCATATGACATCAGTTATTTTAAGCATATTGGTGTATATGCCTTCAGAAAACATGCTTTGCTCCAGTTCTCCAAGTTGGAAATGAAGCCGCTGGAAATATCAGAGAAGATAGAATGCATCCGCTATCTTGAATATGGTATGAAAATCAAATTGATAGAAACCAATTTCATCGGAGTAGGGATCGATACGCCCGAAGATCTGGAGAAAGCACGGAAATTAATTTAA
- a CDS encoding four helix bundle protein translates to MSESIVGKKSFEFAVNIVRFYKRIIVDKKEFTLSKQLLRSGTSVGANIREALNAQSRMDFIHKLSISQKECDETLYWLELLYATDYISKEEFEGLNAQATELLKIIRSIIITTKNKNS, encoded by the coding sequence ATGAGCGAAAGTATTGTTGGTAAGAAGAGCTTTGAATTTGCAGTAAATATTGTTCGTTTTTATAAAAGAATAATTGTTGATAAAAAAGAATTCACACTCTCCAAGCAATTGCTACGCTCCGGAACATCTGTCGGTGCCAATATTAGAGAAGCTTTAAATGCTCAAAGCAGAATGGATTTTATCCATAAGCTGTCAATTTCCCAGAAGGAATGTGATGAAACGTTATATTGGCTAGAGCTTTTATATGCAACAGATTATATTTCTAAAGAAGAATTTGAAGGCTTAAATGCTCAGGCAACAGAATTGTTAAAAATTATCAGGAGCATCATAATAACGACGAAGAATAAAAACTCATAA